Proteins found in one Candidatus Anaeroferrophillus wilburensis genomic segment:
- a CDS encoding addiction module protein, with protein MNTKQLIDEAVSLPVEERAIVVDSLLRSLNQPESEIDKIWAKEAMRRLVELRSGSVKAIPGEEAFAKIWKRLEK; from the coding sequence TACAAAACAACTAATTGATGAAGCAGTTTCTCTCCCAGTAGAAGAACGAGCCATAGTCGTTGATTCACTGTTACGCAGCCTGAACCAGCCAGAATCAGAAATCGATAAAATATGGGCTAAAGAGGCTATGCGACGCCTGGTTGAATTGAGGTCAGGGAGTGTAAAGGCAATACCAGGCGAAGAGGCTTTTGCGAAGATTTGGAAAAGGCTAGAAAAATGA